The sequence below is a genomic window from Acanthopagrus latus isolate v.2019 chromosome 12, fAcaLat1.1, whole genome shotgun sequence.
TTTCTTCAGTATAcaccagtacacacacacacatttttttaaaaaaaggcttgatctaagaaaaaaagaaatgtgtctaAAGAAGAAAAGGGTGACATTTAATGGCTGCTGCAGTTATTCTGCTGCTCTACGCAGCGAGCCGAGAAGACACATGTTTAAAGTTCACTCAATCCATCTTCGTCTCACTGTTAATCTCAATAAGCCCCAAACGCTCAGAGCAATAAAGAAAGATGCAAGTACAGCATGTTCTCTGGTTTGCCAATGCCTCCACAGGCAGGCCACGGCACGATTTAAGGGAAGTGCAAACAATCATGACTGCAGCACGGAACCACATCACACCGTAGCTACATGGTTCATCTGTAGGTGGGGAATGCTGATGGAGTTAAAACAGCACTGTATTATACACCTCAGATTGTGCAGTTCTCTATGATTCAGTGAATGTTAAGCGAGTGCAGACGCCTGGAAGAGAGCCTCTTTCTGCAGAGTACACAGCAGAGCTACAGTAACCTACAGTGCAACTCAATTATTCAAAGGGAGcaggtgacagacaggatgaggaGCTCTTTAATAAAGCTGTGACACAGGAATGGGCATGCAGTGTCCAGTCTTCTACGCATCTTGTTcattcagaaacaaacatgaccAACCCTGGAGTCTTTTACAGATCATTTGAAGTCTTTCTGGTACAAAATAATAGCTACCATGGATCTATTCATCATGGTACTGAAGCACACTCCAGGTGAGCACCTTCAGTCGTTGCTCCTTCCACTGAGATGTACTTCAGGATGGATGAGATAATTATTTGTGCTGGCTGCCATCCACCCCTATTGAAGCTCCACCTTAGATGGCACAAGCTTGTGTTGGTATTTATGTAAATTGCAGCTGTTACCCAGTTATTTCTGACAATTTCAatctggatgtgtttgtgaaCTATTCCGTGGATTCATGAATAAGCAAACAGACGAAATGTTCATGTACTTTCCTGCTGATGACCTAGAAAATGTCCCCTCTGgtataataatagtaataataataataataacaataataatacatccACTATGTAATACTTCGTCCCTTCTTCCACATCACGGGGCTCCAACTTTATTGCATCTACAATTCAATTAGCATTTCAAgcaatttaaatgtacattCCCTCTAAGTTTCAAGAGTTTACCTACAAGTATAATTTACACTCTTTGCATGGCAGTTTAAATTCAACAGACTACAGCtgttgggtaaaaaaaaaaactatctgCAGACATCTGATCATTAGTCATTCAGCAGGTGTAGGAAAGTTGCTTTTCTTTATAGCTGATTACTAACAGAAACcgcacaaacacataaaacccaCACGAAACAGACGGCTTTGACAGGAGATGAGAGAAAACGGAGGTGAGTCATACCGATCTTTGAAGGGAAAAGTGTCTCATCGTCCAGCTGGTCTTGCACCCAGGTCATGAGGTAATCGATATACTTGGGAGCAGAGCATTTGATGGGCTTCTTGATGTTGGTCCCATCAGCCCAATGGTACTCATacctacagaaaacacaggtAGAAGATATCTTATattgaaaatagtttttttattcattctcatTCAGTCTCATTTTCAAGATGCTGATGCAACTCGCAATCACATCTTTCTCATACAGATCCTTTCAACCTTGCAGGAGCCAATCTAAATCATGTGAGCTCCGTTTTTCCCTGAGAGATACTAACATATAAAACATCCACTGAGAATGAAATGAGCCTGGCAGCAGGAGGCCAGACTACTGATTAAGGCTGGTAGGTGTTTTACATTATCACAACAACAAGGCATGCAGCATTATGAATTCAATTAGATTTTaatcacccccaccccctcctctcctccatgcCCCTGCTGAGCCTTGAGAGACGAAGATGAGCAGGTTATAATAAACTATAACCTCACAGATCTACACTGATGAACTTACTTAGGACCAGCGGACATGACTGGACAGCTTTCCTCTGTGCAAAAATCTGTGATGGTGCCGTACAGCATGTTGATCTGGTTGAAGAAATCCACAGctgataagaaagaaaaaaaagaacatatttaAATCAAGAATAGATGGGACCAAACGCCATGTGTGTCAGCACAAATAGCTGGCATCAAGTTTCCCCCACAGCCCTCCACCCCGGCTTCACAGCCCAGTTCAAAACTGTAGACCAGGGCGCACTCCAGTTATCTGCAACAAAATGCATCACTCATTCCCAGCAGTTCACAGCCAACTCTGGCTTTCCTTCAGTTTGAGATATCTATTTAAAGTGTTGGCAGAGTTAGTGTTCTTTCTGCTAAACTTACggaaaaaaatctcacataaaaaagacacactgaacaGCTGATGTCTTGTGGAGAGATGATCAACGAAGATACCTTTGTCCAAACCATTTGTATTCACGACAAGGTCAAGGCTTTATAATAACTTCAAAAATGTCACCTTATATATCAAATATTGGACACTGTCAATTTAAGTGCCTTTCATATGGCTGTAGAGCTGCAAGCATTCACTGGAGGttttaaagttaatgtgaagCTTGATTACAACCAGTGTTGGAAAGCAGTATTGAGAATTatttaaatacagaaatgtgcattttcaAGGCAAGGCCCTGCTAAATTATCTTCCTACTGTCTTTTGATGTCAGTGAGCACAATTCAGATGCTTGATAAAATGGCACTAAAACACTTGTTGGGAGAAGGAAAGCATGATATATATAGAGATGTATCAGGCGAATAGATGAGAAGGCCAAAAAGACTACAGCCGATGAACAACTAGCTTGTGCGTTCTGCACTTGTGTGAAAGGAAATATCTCTACGTACCACCAGGTAATAGTGGTCTGTATTCATCAGGAAGATTCAGAACTGCAGATCAACAAACCGTTGCTGCTAGAACGGCCTTTGCCAACTGTTCTCACACCACActcacaaatacagacacatcTTATCGAGAATATGTCTGGTAAAAAGGTGCAAAAAGCACTggtgaagaggtggaggtggaaaaagagagaaatgactgCAGCCTCTGCCGTGCTCTCAGCTGATCAGCGCGTTGCCATGACAGGCGCCAAAGTCGTCACCACGGCAGATTTTTCCTGGAGCTTAGACTGAGCTAGATGTGTATGCAAAGAGACAGCTGAGCCACAGAAGATCAGAGACGCTCAGGCTATAAAGATGGCATTGCAAGAATTGTTGAGTCACTATAAAGCACAAACCACTGGTGGCTTATTGCTTCAAATGCTACCACATGATTATTGGGCCGGGTAATGAATCAAGTGTTActttcaattattattttggcttcaaacagttcaaacaatataaatgagTTCTGTCTCACAATCGAGCtcttgtttcttcttgtgtTATAAATCCAGCGTACCCCTCGCCTTAACAGCGTTCACCCCCGCCCTAAAAGCCTAAACTCACTCTCAGCCAGGCTGTGGCATGTTTAGCTCAGCTCAAGACGAGATGAGGAGCCTTTGGTCAACAAGAAAGACTAGAAATCCTTTCAGCTGTAACACGTTTTTCAAGCAAAGATGACAAGCATTTGCTGGTGGCAGCTTCTTAATACACAGTGAACTCACAGTGGGAGAGCAGTATCAAATACATCCCAATACATCTATTTTATAAATTCATGATGTTTACAAAGTCAATGAGTAATCGTGTTCAAAAATCATGActtcagtgctgaaaaaaatcttcaaCATTATGATTTATGTCATCCGCGAGCAGCCTCATCTGTCGCAACGCTTCTTAAAAAAACTCTAATGAACTGCGCCTCGTGAACAGACATCATGAGGAAAGTCATAAAGACTCGGTGTTGGGAGAAGTTATTCTAACTTCCCTTTATTGTGCAAGTTAGAACAGCTCATGCGGCAATGACTAACATCCATCCATTTCCACCAAGCTTTTATGAAACTGGAGAGTACGGGGATTGCAACGATGACTGACATAGCCGAGACATCTCTCAGGCAAAAACTCAAAGCTGGAGGATGCCTGAACTTGTCAAGTAAACCGAGTAGATAATAGTGGATACATGCAGTCACAGCCTGCTTCATTTTTTATGCTCTTGTGCTACAAAGGGATTCCTAAATGCATCAAATGTTTGAAGACCCGTGCAATACAGTCCACCCAAATCAACTGCAATTAACTTCAAGAGCATCAAATGACAGGCAAACAGCAAAATCAAGAGAACGTAATGATGCATTCGATGTGTTTCTATGTGTCCTGCATCGATTTTGACAGATCAGAATCCAAAACCTCCCCACATCACACTAAAAAGAcctaaaataaaaacttaattAAATTCCTAACATGCAAAGACACTGGACATCTCAAAACCCCGGAGGGCATTCTGACGCAAGAGGATATTAATCTCCTGCTGACCGACCACTTGTCTCGATTTAGACCTACGTAAACAAGCCTCTCAGAACACAGACAATAAAGTCTATTTAACATTCACAGTGGTTTTTCCAGCATGAATGCACGCGGTCTTTAGAGGGAATGCCAAGATCTTACAGCCTGATAGTTCGCCCTCAACTGATTCTTGATGTGGACTAATTGAGATTTCAGGGACAGAGGTACTGAGAAGCATGCAGATAAAGAGACCGAGAGGAGAGTGACAGTTGAAACAAAATAAGAGGAATACAAGGACTCTGAAGTTAAAAAGGTGCCTCAacaaaagagggggaaaaaggtAAAACTGGTGCTTACTGTTGACTGCGACCCACTCATTTAGGTCTTCACCCTCGGGCAACATGACCGCCATACGCAGGTTTCCACTTCCCAGCGTAGCCTCTGCATGTTTCAACAGCTCGTACTGGTGAGAACCCTCTGGGATATTCTTCTTGGGCTTGAACGTCTTGGATGAGCGGTTTCCACTGTGAGTCACATTTCAAAGAGGGTTAGACAAACGGTGTGATAAATAAGGAGGCCGATAAGATGATGACAAACCGTGAGCTCACACAGTAACCCCCCAGGCGAGGGACTTTTGCAGACAGAAAAGTCAGATTCTTGATTGGAAAAGAGGGAGTTTTGAGCTCCCGTTGACTCGATGGGCTTGGCAGATTCGGTGGAGGAGCCAGAACAgtatgtctctctgtgtgtttaatgaggTCATTTGGAGAGGTGCAGTACTCAAACCCTCTCGCTGCCCAATTAAACATGAATTTATGAGAGTCACAACACGATGGGCCACACACTTATAcagttattcattcattcagagcATCAACATCAGCTACTAAAACCTATCTAGAACATTCGataacatttcatattttattttacaagcaAGACAGACTCTTTTGTCACTATATCCTTTTGAGACAGAAGAGTGGTTGGACTAATTATCTAGACATTGCAATAAAATGCTGTCCATGGcctgaaatgtgattttggtTGTAATTACACAATTAGGAATCAACCatagctgattaaaaaaagcCTGATTATACACATTAAAAGGAGGGTTTTCTGATGACATATATGCTGTGTAGCTTATAGGAAATGTCAGACAAGTCTTTCAGTAATGTAGTCAAACCTAAAAACCTAATGTTTTCCTGGGGTCGACTGTTCGTTTTTTTAGCTCATCTCTTCTTCCAGTTACCTAAAAAGACGCGTATTTAAGTTGATGTCCAGCCTTGTCATTTCATCCACAAACAGATATTTGATGAAACAGTGGATGAAGAGATGGATTGGTGGTGCGTACTGTCACATCGAGGCTGGATTAGCCCGTGGCAACAAAGTGTTCACGCCAGCACATATCCAGGCCCGACGGTGAGACACTTACAGTTAAAACATTTGCTCTAGGATCGCTGCTGTGCGGGTTCAAGCCCTGAGGTGGAACACGACAGAAGGTATTCATAGATTACAGATAGTTTACCATCGATGCTGATGTTAATCTTCACAGTAATTCACAGAAAGCTAACCGAAACACATTAGACATTCGGAGCTGAATCCAGGAAGTAGCCCTATCCCGTATTATGCTATGGCTAGCCAGCTAGCTGTGTTACGCAGAAACCGCTGAGGTTTTCCGGACACAAATCTAAATGACAaggtaaaataaacactgaagatTTAGATAGAACTCACAATAGAAAGCTCATGTTTCCTCGGTTGGCAGAAAATAACTCTCCTGGCAAAAAGCTGGCAAGCAGAGTGGAGGCAGACCGAAGGGATTGTTTGTTCAAACTCCCCCTCACACGTCCGCGGGTTCCTCTGGGGCTTCCTCAAACGGCGGTCgtgtaaaatacaaattaaatatgCCTCCACCAGAAATACATATACGCCTTGGTGTTGAAGGAAACAACTGAATTGTACAGGCAGGCTGGTCCACTGGATGCTGCTCTGTACGCTGTGAGGCACCAGCGCACTGAATGTAGAGCTCACTTCTTCACCTGACGCTCGCGGCAGATCACACGCACTTCTGCCGCGTGCTGCCACCCAGTGGACAGAAGTGGTCAACACAGCAGGTAGACTTTAAAACTACTCTGTACAGAAGAAACTCACTCCTCTGGAGCTATTGAAGCATCCGTGAACAAAATATTTCCAttcagtgtcatttttattcatctgaTATTAATACTGAAAAAACAggattttccttttattttgtgcattcaaaaatatgtcatcaaAGTTATTagttgaattattattttcatcctTGTCAAGATTTTGATAACACCATTACATTGTATTTGTTCAATCAATGTTATTGGTATATTTCCAATAAATTCTATTcatggttatttattttttcattttttccagaTTACTTTCATTTGAACTGCTTCAAATAATGACCTAACACCCCACTGTTAGTTTGGGAAAACTGAAAGTAATAAAAGTAAATTTCCTTTCAGCTTTGTTGCCCTAATTTTTTAGCTGTATGTGTATTATATAGTCCTGTAAACTGTTTTGGAAtcagtgtgtaaaaacattGAGTGCAACTTAAAACCTGACTCAGGTTCCTTGTGTCAGTTGGATATTTTCTACACACTCTTGTTTAGACATTTCATAGCCCTTTTCTTTCATAATTTCATGCAAAACAAAGTATATGGttactattttttttgtaaatcctataaagttgtgtttgtggagtcAAAACTTCCGCTAGATGTCACAGTTTTACGTTTACTCTCATTATGAAAGATTTCtgaacacaacagtgacatcacaagGCTTACAGTTCAAGCAAGTCGTGCTGCCTTCAAGTGCTGTCGGACATATGTGTTCCAAACCTTTCTCCTGTCTTCCACAACCACTTTGTCTGATGGTTTGAACGTATATCATacttgttttccctttttctggGGGGTGCGTGGGAGGTGGGTTACCACTTAGTTATTCATATTCACCCTTACCATAGTTATTTATGTACTCTGTTTGTTCAATTAATGTTTCTTGTATTGTGTATAACTGTAATAAACAGTGTATATGTATATAGCAAATGTATGTTGAAAAGCACcagcaaacagaaataaagaatagataaataaataaaaattgagCACGATAAGGCAGACTTTGGTGAGTATTTGAATAAGTTGGACCCATGACCTGTAAATGATAATATGGATAATAATGAGGATAATCTGATCCCTGAACACGTCTGGCTAATACATGTCTCGCACTAGGACCGCTCAGCCGTATGTCGTCAGCTGACGAGGCAGCCACATATATGCGTCGCGAGCCTGTATGGCCCGCAGCTTTTTCAGCTTGTTGCGAAAACGGATGTTCCTGCCGTGCCAGGCCCATGTCTGAAAACCCAGACAGACGGTCACATTTAGCCAGAAAGTCAGCTTCACTCGAGTACGTCGGCGTAGAGAAAACAGGTAAAACGCCCCTTTGTGTCTGGAACTAGCTTACGAGCCCAGCTAATGTCACGTTAACGTCTCCCTGTCCCTCGGGGTTACGCGTTAGCGAGCCGTTTGATGTGTTAGCCAGTGTTA
It includes:
- the LOC119029509 gene encoding MOB kinase activator 1B; translated protein: MSFLFGNRSSKTFKPKKNIPEGSHQYELLKHAEATLGSGNLRMAVMLPEGEDLNEWVAVNTVDFFNQINMLYGTITDFCTEESCPVMSAGPKYEYHWADGTNIKKPIKCSAPKYIDYLMTWVQDQLDDETLFPSKIGVPFKRNFMSVAKTILKRLFRVYAHIYHQHFDSVMQLQEEAHLNTSFKHFIFFVQEFNLIDRKELVPLQELIEKLTTKDR